One Clostridium sp. CM027 genomic window carries:
- a CDS encoding ABC transporter permease, with product MNPLSPFKYIKNNTSKILPILMSIMVGVLLIYFYSLINKSATELTKITATNIFSKYTTVASNSEEPISKDYLDKITNDNNVDYIVPLIGEYGFLQYSGFLGGMSIDVINFYEKDISRIITTLDMKLIQGRLPRTNKNEIIIPKKYALQNELKTGDYIGSEVSDSYGIEGKFKVSGITDGPVMLAVVSDNKDNVPRSAVMKNSIVFHVKNIKDKNLINYLSKDTPKNILIRDYYSVSKQYDEILKPMNSLSFMLNMIIIVVLFISLGNLNYINFLNRKYEFGVLLAIGYKKSTLYFKLWKENFTVCLLGYICGILLTTFITFILNLTVLYPTGKFIPLWSISGAKVALFIPIIVSFLSLIAPIKELRKTDPIDVIGG from the coding sequence ATGAATCCGCTATCACCCTTTAAGTATATTAAAAATAATACTTCTAAAATATTGCCAATACTAATGTCTATAATGGTAGGTGTCTTACTAATTTATTTTTATTCACTAATAAATAAAAGTGCTACTGAGCTAACAAAGATAACAGCTACCAATATTTTCAGTAAATACACAACAGTAGCTAGCAATAGCGAAGAGCCTATTTCCAAAGATTACTTAGACAAAATAACTAATGATAATAATGTAGATTATATTGTACCATTAATTGGTGAGTATGGTTTTCTTCAATATAGTGGATTTTTGGGTGGAATGTCTATTGATGTGATAAATTTTTATGAAAAAGATATATCAAGGATTATTACTACCCTTGATATGAAACTAATTCAAGGTAGACTTCCACGGACCAATAAGAATGAAATCATTATCCCTAAAAAATATGCTCTGCAAAACGAATTAAAAACAGGAGATTATATTGGCTCAGAGGTATCCGATAGCTACGGAATAGAAGGTAAATTTAAAGTGTCAGGAATTACAGATGGTCCAGTAATGCTTGCAGTAGTCAGCGATAATAAGGATAATGTTCCGAGAAGTGCAGTAATGAAGAACTCTATAGTGTTTCATGTTAAAAATATAAAAGATAAAAATTTAATTAACTATTTATCTAAAGACACACCTAAAAATATTTTGATTAGGGATTATTACAGTGTTTCAAAGCAATATGATGAAATTCTTAAACCAATGAATAGTTTATCATTTATGCTTAATATGATAATAATAGTAGTGCTATTTATATCACTTGGAAATTTGAATTACATTAACTTCCTTAATAGAAAATACGAATTTGGAGTATTATTAGCTATAGGTTATAAAAAAAGTACACTTTATTTTAAACTTTGGAAGGAAAATTTTACGGTATGTTTACTGGGATATATATGTGGAATACTATTAACTACGTTTATAACTTTTATTTTGAATTTAACTGTACTTTATCCAACTGGTAAATTTATTCCTTTATGGAGTATTTCTGGTGCAAAGGTAGCGCTGTTTATACCAATAATTGTATCGTTTTTAAGTTTAATTGCACCTATTAAGGAACTTCGAAAAACCGACCCAATTGATGTAATTGGAGGTTAA
- a CDS encoding ABC transporter ATP-binding protein, producing MLFKVENLNLIYDIGKEVQTYALRNINLSLEGNRLIGIMGPSGSGKSSLLYSLAGLKIPSSGTISYNNVKFNELSISKSTGLRRKDFGFIFQRHFLIDYMTIVDNVLTPINDNSTPAKEKALGLLKKLGIEHLANKRPHQLSGGQRQKAAIARALINDPKVIFGDEITASLDHASAMEVMKILDEYKNNALVIVVTHDASILENADDIINIWDGAVTSIKKRGMEGYNESAITL from the coding sequence ATGTTATTTAAAGTGGAAAATCTAAATTTAATATATGATATTGGAAAAGAGGTTCAGACATATGCTTTAAGAAATATTAATCTTTCATTGGAAGGAAATAGATTAATAGGCATAATGGGACCATCTGGTAGTGGTAAAAGTTCATTGCTATATTCCTTAGCAGGACTAAAAATCCCATCATCGGGAACCATAAGTTACAATAATGTGAAATTTAATGAATTATCTATTTCTAAAAGTACAGGGCTTAGGCGTAAAGATTTTGGGTTCATTTTTCAAAGACATTTTCTTATAGATTATATGACAATAGTAGATAACGTATTAACACCAATAAATGATAATAGTACTCCTGCAAAAGAAAAGGCGTTGGGTTTATTAAAAAAGCTTGGCATTGAGCATTTGGCCAATAAAAGGCCTCATCAATTATCCGGTGGGCAAAGACAAAAGGCTGCAATTGCTAGAGCACTTATAAATGACCCTAAAGTAATTTTTGGTGATGAGATTACTGCATCCTTAGACCATGCCAGTGCAATGGAAGTAATGAAGATATTGGACGAATATAAAAATAATGCCTTAGTTATAGTTGTAACACATGATGCTTCCATACTTGAAAATGCAGACGATATAATTAATATATGGGATGGCGCTGTTACCTCAATTAAAAAAAGAGGAATGGAGGGATATAATGAATCCGCTATCACCCTTTAA